A section of the Balearica regulorum gibbericeps isolate bBalReg1 chromosome 6, bBalReg1.pri, whole genome shotgun sequence genome encodes:
- the ZC3H15 gene encoding zinc finger CCCH domain-containing protein 15, translating into MPPKKQQQPAGGSKKADQKKKEKIIEDKTFGLKNKKGAKQQKFIKAVTHQVKFGQQNPRQAAQTESEKKLKKEDKKKELQELNELFKPVVAAQKISKGADPKSVVCAFFKQGQCTKGDKCKFSHDLSLERKCEKRSVYIDARDEDLEKDTMDNWDEKKLEEVVNKKHGEAEKKKPKTQIVCKYFLDAIENNKYGWFWVCPGGGDNCMYRHALPPGFVLKKDKKKEEKQDEISLEDLIEKERAALGPNVTKITLECFIAWKRRKRQEKIDKAEQDMERRKADFKAGKALVISGREVFEFRPELVDADDEEADDTRYVQGTGEDDEMEDPVCINDVDLNLYVPKAVDETGITVASPERFSTYSSIEKDDNKLSEASGGDINSSEQNDLEEDNDGDGELENGVIDAVPVDENLFTGEDLDELEEELNTLDLEE; encoded by the exons ATGCCCcccaagaagcagcagcagccggcgGGGGGCAGCAAGAAGGCGGAccagaagaagaaggaaaagattatcGAG GACAAAACATTTGgcttgaagaataaaaaaggtgcaaaacaacagaaatttatCAAGGCTGTGACTCACCAGGTTAAATTTGGTCAGCAAAATCCACGTCAG GCTGCTCAAACagaaagtgagaagaaattaaaaaaagaagataagaaaaaagaattacaagaattaaatgagctCTTCAAGCCTGTGGTTGCTGCACAGAAAATTAGCAAAG GTGCTGACCCCAAATCTGTAGTTTGTGCTTTCTTCAAGCAAGGACAATGCACTAAAGGAGACAAGTGCAAGTTTTCTCATGATTTGTCTTTGGAAAGGAAGTGTGAAAAACGAAGTGTCTACATTGATGCGAGAGATGAAGACCTTGAAAAAG ATACAATGGATAACTGGGATGAGAAGAAGCTGGAAGAAGTGGTGAACAAGAAGCATGGTGAGgcggaaaagaaaaaacccaaaactcaaATA GTCTGCAAATATTTCCTTGATGCTATTGAAAACAACAAATATGGATGGTTTTGGGTCTGTCCAGGTGGAGGCGACAACTGCATGTATCGCCATGCTCTCCCTCCaggttttgtattaaaaaaagacaaaaagaaggaggaaaagcaagatgAAATTTCTTTAGAAGATCTAATAGAAAAAGAG CGCGCTGCATTAGGACCAAATGTTACCAAAATTACTCTAGAGTGTTTTATTgcatggaagagaagaaaaagacaagaaaaaattgATAAAGCTGAGCAAGAtatggagaggagaaaagcagattttaaagctGGCAAAGCACTGGTG ATTAGTGGACGTGAAGTATTTGAGTTCCGGCCAGAGTTGGTTGATGCAGATGATGAAGAAGCAGATGACACCCGTTATGTTCAAGGAACAGGAGAAGATGATGAG atggaaGACCCTGTGTGCATAAATGATGTTGATTTGAATCTGTATGTCCCAAAGGCTGTAGATGAGACTGGCATTACTGTGGCTAGTCCTGAGCGATTCAGCACATACAGCTCAATAGAAAAGGATG ataataaATTAAGTGAAGCTTCTGGTGGTGATATAAACAGCAGTGAGCAAAATGATTTAGAGGAAGATAATGATGGAGATGGGGAGTTGGAAAATGGAGTAATCGATGCAGTTCCAGTTGATGAAAATCTTTTTACTGGAGAGGACTTGGATGAACTAGAAGAAGAACTAAACACTCTTGATTTAgaagaatga